A stretch of the Clostridia bacterium genome encodes the following:
- a CDS encoding Gfo/Idh/MocA family oxidoreductase, which translates to MKKARIGVLGGYRGASMINYCKRADNAEVVAICDNNPEVLEVQREAAKDFDITFYDNFEDFIKHDMDAVVLANFANEHAPFAIRAMKEGKHVFSEVLPVQTMKEAVELVEAVEETGMIYAYGENYCYMPAPYEMKLKYQAGEIGEIEYAEGEYIHNCESIWPSITYGEKDHWRNKMYSTFYCTHSLGPIIHITGLRPVSVIGIESGMNERHHRMGSKSSTFGIEMVTLENGAIVKSIHGGLYTNNVWFSIYGGKGHMESGREAVKDINGGYVGNLTTEIDEFSGKYAVKTEHLKPLHADKDKVEGFGHGGSDYLSMYNFVEKILGNEEADIIDVYEAMDMFLPGMFAYRSILDGSKAKDIPNLRNKEERDAWRHDTACTDEKVAGAMLLPTCKSGTPEIDDAVYDHMKELWDIECTKKEGNYRTAALNQGSNKK; encoded by the coding sequence ATGAAAAAAGCAAGAATTGGTGTCCTGGGCGGTTACCGGGGCGCAAGCATGATAAACTATTGTAAGCGCGCAGACAATGCAGAGGTGGTTGCTATTTGCGACAACAATCCCGAGGTTTTGGAAGTTCAGAGAGAGGCAGCAAAAGATTTTGACATCACCTTTTATGATAATTTTGAGGATTTTATCAAGCATGATATGGATGCGGTGGTGCTGGCAAACTTTGCCAACGAGCATGCACCCTTTGCTATCCGTGCCATGAAAGAGGGTAAGCACGTATTTTCCGAGGTTTTGCCCGTACAGACCATGAAAGAAGCGGTAGAGCTTGTAGAAGCGGTAGAAGAAACGGGTATGATTTATGCGTACGGTGAAAACTACTGCTATATGCCTGCTCCTTATGAAATGAAGCTTAAATATCAGGCAGGAGAAATCGGCGAGATTGAATACGCCGAAGGGGAATATATCCACAACTGTGAATCCATCTGGCCCAGCATCACCTACGGTGAAAAGGACCATTGGAGAAACAAGATGTATTCCACATTCTACTGTACCCATTCTTTAGGCCCGATTATTCACATTACAGGCTTAAGACCGGTTTCGGTTATCGGTATCGAGAGCGGTATGAACGAGCGGCACCACCGAATGGGATCTAAATCGTCTACCTTTGGTATTGAAATGGTAACATTGGAAAACGGTGCTATTGTAAAGAGTATTCACGGCGGTCTTTATACCAATAATGTATGGTTCAGCATTTATGGCGGAAAAGGACATATGGAAAGCGGGAGAGAAGCGGTAAAAGACATAAACGGCGGTTATGTAGGAAATCTGACCACCGAAATTGATGAATTTTCGGGCAAATATGCCGTTAAAACAGAACATTTGAAACCGTTACACGCAGACAAAGATAAGGTGGAAGGTTTTGGTCACGGCGGCTCTGATTATCTTTCTATGTATAACTTTGTGGAAAAAATCTTAGGGAACGAAGAGGCTGATATCATTGATGTGTACGAAGCTATGGATATGTTCCTGCCCGGTATGTTTGCATATCGCTCTATTTTAGATGGCAGTAAAGCCAAAGACATCCCGAACCTTCGAAATAAGGAAGAAAGGGATGCTTGGAGACACGACACCGCTTGTACCGACGAAAAGGTGGCAGGTGCTATGCTTCTTCCCACCTGCAAATCCGGCACACCCGAGATTGATGATGCCGTGTATGACCACATGAAAGAATTGTGGGACATTGAATGTACCAAAAAGGAAGGTAACTATCGCACTGCGGCACTCAATCAGGGCAGTAATAAGAAATAA
- a CDS encoding helix-turn-helix transcriptional regulator, producing MLENICHFIPPQRDVHYIQPVNFVLETKPQPIKPLKAEALYKMHIVRSGTGKLHTLGNVCPLKKGDVFFTFPAFPFCIESEENFSYMYISFLGTKGNQIMDMLRISSQSFVYSGEEDVLPLWNAGLSVHPKMHTFMCESLLLYTFSHLAGKILSFDKSVSGINRTAELIKKYVDENFLDTDFSLEQISLNLSYNKKYISGVFKKAFGVGIAEYVNTVRIQHALNLIEQGFKSINDIAFCCGYKDPQYFSKVFKQKLKITPGAYIKQKK from the coding sequence ATGCTGGAAAATATTTGTCATTTTATTCCTCCGCAAAGAGATGTGCATTACATACAACCCGTAAACTTTGTGCTTGAAACAAAACCACAGCCTATAAAGCCGTTAAAGGCAGAGGCTCTTTATAAAATGCACATTGTGCGTTCGGGCACAGGCAAGCTTCACACCCTGGGCAATGTCTGCCCATTAAAAAAAGGCGATGTATTTTTTACATTTCCCGCTTTTCCTTTTTGCATTGAATCGGAAGAGAATTTCAGTTATATGTATATCAGCTTTTTAGGCACAAAGGGCAATCAGATTATGGATATGCTCCGCATTTCGAGCCAGAGTTTTGTTTATTCGGGTGAAGAGGATGTGCTTCCCCTATGGAACGCAGGTCTTTCTGTTCACCCTAAAATGCATACATTCATGTGTGAAAGTCTTTTACTTTACACTTTTTCGCATCTTGCAGGCAAAATTTTAAGCTTTGACAAATCCGTTTCAGGGATTAACCGAACGGCAGAGCTGATTAAAAAATATGTGGATGAAAATTTTCTGGATACGGATTTCTCGCTGGAACAGATTTCCTTAAATCTCTCATACAACAAAAAATACATTTCGGGCGTGTTTAAAAAGGCGTTCGGCGTCGGCATTGCGGAATATGTGAACACGGTACGCATTCAGCATGCCTTAAATTTAATAGAACAGGGCTTTAAAAGCATAAACGATATTGCCTTTTGCTGTGGCTACAAAGACCCCCAGTATTTTTCCAAAGTGTTCAAGCAAAAGCTTAAAATCACACCCGGTGCGTATATTAAACAGAAAAAATAA